CAGGGCCGGGTTCTGCACCGACTCGCCGACCAGCGACTTGGCGGCGAAGTGCAGGACGGCGTCGAATCCGGCGCCGCCGAGGACCTCGGCGGCGGTGTCCCGCAGGGTGCCGCGCACCAGCCGGGCGCCCGCCGGGACGGCGTCCTCGTGCCCGGTGGACAGGTCGTCGAGCACGACGACCTCGTGCTGCGCCTCGAGCAGCAGTGCGGAGACGACGCTGCCGATGTAGCCGGCGCCTCCGGTGACGAGCAGCTTCACGAACGGCCTCCTCGGGATGACGGTGGGGCGACGCTGCGGGGGTGCCGTCCAGGCTATCCGCATCCCGAAGCGGGCACCGTCGGGTCCGGGGAACGCCGAATATGATGGGCGGGACGCCCCGCCCGGCGACCGGTGTCACCGCCGCCCGCGGCGCCTCCGCAGCCACCTGAGAGAATCGGTCCGTGCAGATGCCCGAAGCGTTCGAACCCGCCACCGCCCCGCGCGTCCTGTCGGGGATCCAGCCCACCGCCGACTCGTTCCACCTCGGCAACTACCTGGGCGCTTTGCGGCAGTGGGTCTCGATGCAGGACTCGCACGAGGCGTTCTACTGCGTCGTCGACCTGCACGCGATCACGATCGAGCACGACCCGGCCGTCCTGCGCCGCCGCAGCAAGGTCGCCGTCGCGCAGCTGCTGGCGATGGGCGTCGATCCGGAGCGGGCCACCGTCTTCGTGCAGAGCCAGGTGCCCGAGCACGCCGAGCTGGCGTGGGTGCTGAGCTGCCTCACCGGGTTCGGCGAGGCCGGGCGGATGACCCAGTTCAAGGACAAGTCCGCCAAGCAGGGCCAGTCGAACACGACCGTGGGGCTGTTCACCTACCCGATCCTGCAGGCCGCCGACATCCTGCTGTACTCGCCGGAGCCCGGGGACGGCGAGCGCGTCCTGCGCGTGCCCGTCGGCGAGGACCAGCGGCAGCACCTCGAACTGACCCGCACCCTCGCGAACCGCTTCAACCACCGGTTCGGCGACACGTTCGTCCCGCCGGAGGCGTTCATCCCCGAGGGCGCCGCGAAGATCACCGACCTGCAGGAGCCGACCGCGAAGATGAGCAAGTCGGCGTCGTCCCCGCAGGGGATCGTCGACGTGCTCGAGGAGCCCGGCCCGATGCGCAAGAAGATCATGCGCGCGGTCACCGACACCGGCACCGAGGTGCTCTACGACGAGGAGAACAAGGCGGGCGTCACCAACCTGCTGCGGATCTTCTCCGCGCTGGAGGGCACCTCCATCCCCGACCTGGAGAAGCGGTACGCCGGCTCCGGGTACGGCCAGTTCAAGAAGGACCTCGCGCAGGTCCTCCTCGACACCTTCACTCCCATCCGGGAGCGCACGCTGAAGCTGCTGGACGACGAGGCCGAACTCGACCGGCTCCTCGCGCTCGGCGCCGAGCGCGCCGGGAAGGTCGCCGCGCGGACGATGGACACCGTCCGCGAACGCGTGGGATTCGTGGGACGTGGCCGCTGACGCGGCCCTGGCCGACCGCGCCGCCGACGCGGCCCGGTCCGCCGGCGCCGGGCCCGGCGACGCCGGCTCCGCGGGACGCGCCGCGGAGCGGCCGATCTCCGACACCTTCGTGGGCGGCATGGCGGCGGTCCCCGCCCATCCGGACGCCCGCACCATCGGCGTCGCCGTCCCCGTCCCCGAACCGTTCGGCTCGTGGCTGCAGGCGCGGCGCGCCTCGTACGGCGACCCGCTCGCCGGCGCCATTCCCACCCACATCACCCTGCTGCCGCCGACGGAGGTGGACGCGGCCGCGCTCGGCGTGATCGACGCGCACCTGCGCGGGATCGCCCGCGGCGAGCGCCCGTTCGTGATCCGGCTCCGCGGCACCGGAACGTTCCGTCCCGTCTCCCCGGTCGTGTTCGTGACCGTCGCCGAAGGGATCGGCGGCTGCGAGCATCTGCAGGCGAGGGTTTCGTCGGGGCCCCTCGAACGTCCGCTCGCGTTCCCGTACCACCCGCACGTGACGATCGCGCACCACCTTCCCGACGAGGTGATGGACCGCGCGTTCAAGGACCTCGCCGGGTTCCGCGCCGACTTCGACGTCTGGGGCTTCTCGCTCTACCAGCACGGACGCGACGGCGTGTGGCGTCCGCAGCGCGACTATGTCTTCGGCGACGCCTCGATCGGCCGCGAGGGCCCCGACTGGCCGTAACGTTCGGGCGGCCGGTGCCGCCGCGCCGCTTTCGAGCGTGCACGGCCGGGTACGTTGCGCATATGCGGCAGGTGATCAAAGGGGCGCAAGAGCGCGGCATGGCCCTCTTCAACGATGGTAAAGACCTGCTGCGCGACCAGCGCGCGCGCCGGCCGTGGCTGGACCACCAGGCCCGCGCGTTCGAGCGGTACCAGGAGCGGCGCGGCAACCGGCTGGCCGCCGC
The nucleotide sequence above comes from Actinomadura algeriensis. Encoded proteins:
- a CDS encoding 2'-5' RNA ligase family protein produces the protein MAADAALADRAADAARSAGAGPGDAGSAGRAAERPISDTFVGGMAAVPAHPDARTIGVAVPVPEPFGSWLQARRASYGDPLAGAIPTHITLLPPTEVDAAALGVIDAHLRGIARGERPFVIRLRGTGTFRPVSPVVFVTVAEGIGGCEHLQARVSSGPLERPLAFPYHPHVTIAHHLPDEVMDRAFKDLAGFRADFDVWGFSLYQHGRDGVWRPQRDYVFGDASIGREGPDWP
- the trpS gene encoding tryptophan--tRNA ligase — protein: MPEAFEPATAPRVLSGIQPTADSFHLGNYLGALRQWVSMQDSHEAFYCVVDLHAITIEHDPAVLRRRSKVAVAQLLAMGVDPERATVFVQSQVPEHAELAWVLSCLTGFGEAGRMTQFKDKSAKQGQSNTTVGLFTYPILQAADILLYSPEPGDGERVLRVPVGEDQRQHLELTRTLANRFNHRFGDTFVPPEAFIPEGAAKITDLQEPTAKMSKSASSPQGIVDVLEEPGPMRKKIMRAVTDTGTEVLYDEENKAGVTNLLRIFSALEGTSIPDLEKRYAGSGYGQFKKDLAQVLLDTFTPIRERTLKLLDDEAELDRLLALGAERAGKVAARTMDTVRERVGFVGRGR